Proteins encoded together in one Cataglyphis hispanica isolate Lineage 1 chromosome 17, ULB_Chis1_1.0, whole genome shotgun sequence window:
- the LOC126856111 gene encoding monocyte to macrophage differentiation factor 2 isoform X1, translated as MDATCLHQFIMAPLKNFLHLQRIKEIKWMNPRAFTNEAYIPTPIEHVANVATHGIWVVPSVIGGIELIRRSTTWAQLVSACVYGTSLILVFVVSTFFHSVHYCNHNRQLKDALHRCDRAMIYIFIAASYFPWLNIEHFSDNELLFSMRYVVWIMAIIGILYQQIFHEKYKMLETIFYIIMGIGPSVAILNVYNYYNITELKMGGLIYVFGLVFFKSDGIIPCAHAIWHLFVAAAAGFHYYAILSHVFPETDLPNIPGASSNMPPLNMLKSHIEL; from the exons ATGGATGCTACCTGTCTTCATCAGTTCATTATGGCCCCTCTTAAAAATTTCCTGCACCTACAACGAATCAAAGA gaTAAAATGGATGAATCCAAGAGCATTTACGAATGAGGCATATATTCCTACTCCTATAGAACATGTAGCAAATGTAGCAACTCATGGAATCTGGGTTGTACCATCAGTAATTGGTGGTATCGAACTTATACGGCGTTCGACGACATGGGCCCAACTTGTGTCCGCGTGCGTATATGGCACTTCCTTGATTCTTGTCTTTGTGGTGTCAACCTTTTTCCATAGCGTACATTACTGCAATCATAATAg ACAATTGAAAGATGCGTTACATCGCTGTGATCGTGCtatgatatatatcttcaTAGCAGCCAGTTATTTTCCATGGTTAAACATTGAACATTTCTCAGACAATgagcttttattttcaatgcgGTACGTTGTCTGGATCATGGCTATAATTGGCATCCTTTACCAACAAATCTTCCATGAGAAATACAAGATGCTGGAaactattttctatataattatgggTATCGGACCTAGTGTTGCAATCCTTAATGTT TATaactattacaatattacCGAATTAAAAATGGGCGGactgatatatgtatttggcTTAGTATTTTTCAAATCGGACGGTATTATACCTTGCGCGCATGCAATCTGGCATCTTTTCGTGGCCGCGGCGGCTGGATTTCATTATTACGCTATTCTAAGCCACGTATTTCCTGAGACAGACTTGCCGAATATTCCTGGAGCATCCAGCAATATGCCGCCGTTAAACATGCTAAAGTCTCATATAGAGTTATAG
- the LOC126856111 gene encoding monocyte to macrophage differentiation factor 2 isoform X3, translated as MNPRAFTNEAYIPTPIEHVANVATHGIWVVPSVIGGIELIRRSTTWAQLVSACVYGTSLILVFVVSTFFHSVHYCNHNRQLKDALHRCDRAMIYIFIAASYFPWLNIEHFSDNELLFSMRYVVWIMAIIGILYQQIFHEKYKMLETIFYIIMGIGPSVAILNVYNYYNITELKMGGLIYVFGLVFFKSDGIIPCAHAIWHLFVAAAAGFHYYAILSHVFPETDLPNIPGASSNMPPLNMLKSHIEL; from the exons ATGAATCCAAGAGCATTTACGAATGAGGCATATATTCCTACTCCTATAGAACATGTAGCAAATGTAGCAACTCATGGAATCTGGGTTGTACCATCAGTAATTGGTGGTATCGAACTTATACGGCGTTCGACGACATGGGCCCAACTTGTGTCCGCGTGCGTATATGGCACTTCCTTGATTCTTGTCTTTGTGGTGTCAACCTTTTTCCATAGCGTACATTACTGCAATCATAATAg ACAATTGAAAGATGCGTTACATCGCTGTGATCGTGCtatgatatatatcttcaTAGCAGCCAGTTATTTTCCATGGTTAAACATTGAACATTTCTCAGACAATgagcttttattttcaatgcgGTACGTTGTCTGGATCATGGCTATAATTGGCATCCTTTACCAACAAATCTTCCATGAGAAATACAAGATGCTGGAaactattttctatataattatgggTATCGGACCTAGTGTTGCAATCCTTAATGTT TATaactattacaatattacCGAATTAAAAATGGGCGGactgatatatgtatttggcTTAGTATTTTTCAAATCGGACGGTATTATACCTTGCGCGCATGCAATCTGGCATCTTTTCGTGGCCGCGGCGGCTGGATTTCATTATTACGCTATTCTAAGCCACGTATTTCCTGAGACAGACTTGCCGAATATTCCTGGAGCATCCAGCAATATGCCGCCGTTAAACATGCTAAAGTCTCATATAGAGTTATAG
- the LOC126856111 gene encoding monocyte to macrophage differentiation factor 2 isoform X2, which produces MDATCLHQFIMAPLKNFLHLQRIKEIKWMNPRAFTNEAYIPTPIEHVANVATHGIWVVPSVIGGIELIRRSTTWAQLVSAQLKDALHRCDRAMIYIFIAASYFPWLNIEHFSDNELLFSMRYVVWIMAIIGILYQQIFHEKYKMLETIFYIIMGIGPSVAILNVYNYYNITELKMGGLIYVFGLVFFKSDGIIPCAHAIWHLFVAAAAGFHYYAILSHVFPETDLPNIPGASSNMPPLNMLKSHIEL; this is translated from the exons ATGGATGCTACCTGTCTTCATCAGTTCATTATGGCCCCTCTTAAAAATTTCCTGCACCTACAACGAATCAAAGA gaTAAAATGGATGAATCCAAGAGCATTTACGAATGAGGCATATATTCCTACTCCTATAGAACATGTAGCAAATGTAGCAACTCATGGAATCTGGGTTGTACCATCAGTAATTGGTGGTATCGAACTTATACGGCGTTCGACGACATGGGCCCAACTTGTGTCCGC ACAATTGAAAGATGCGTTACATCGCTGTGATCGTGCtatgatatatatcttcaTAGCAGCCAGTTATTTTCCATGGTTAAACATTGAACATTTCTCAGACAATgagcttttattttcaatgcgGTACGTTGTCTGGATCATGGCTATAATTGGCATCCTTTACCAACAAATCTTCCATGAGAAATACAAGATGCTGGAaactattttctatataattatgggTATCGGACCTAGTGTTGCAATCCTTAATGTT TATaactattacaatattacCGAATTAAAAATGGGCGGactgatatatgtatttggcTTAGTATTTTTCAAATCGGACGGTATTATACCTTGCGCGCATGCAATCTGGCATCTTTTCGTGGCCGCGGCGGCTGGATTTCATTATTACGCTATTCTAAGCCACGTATTTCCTGAGACAGACTTGCCGAATATTCCTGGAGCATCCAGCAATATGCCGCCGTTAAACATGCTAAAGTCTCATATAGAGTTATAG
- the LOC126856083 gene encoding chromosome-associated kinesin KIF4 — MCDDTVCVALRIRPLVESEIEKGCQMCLDVVPGEPQIHICNTDKAFTYNYVFPPDVAQEDFYNIAVKRLIDNTFQGYNVTILAYGQTGSGKTYSMGTNYVGTGEKGIIPRVTHDIFERIKSKEDWSFKVAVSFMELYQEQVYDLLSDKQRSQSIVDIREDGKSIKIVGITEKEVINAEETLKCLTQGAMGRVTGATAMNAHSSRSHAIFTICIHQQKKNDPNTATVSKFHLVDLAGSERSKKTQATGERFKEGVNINKGLLALGNVISQLGDGAPGTYIGYRDSKLTRLLQDSLGGNSMTLMIACVSPADYNLDETLSTLRYADRARKIKNKPIVNQDSKVAEINRLNKIIQELRLALINQELGITCPKEHEELEEKYSILQQKFRDMTEKLNLNLVEIVVMHERAEMAEQAREKIRSSMATLLDEFNQILQDLNDCPEISNEKYNILKAMYEKMLDIQNDERKASEELINHEISNSKNYVMHIEENTKRTEQIEELNNIEDSLDYFDKKEEEHTLRQAERNNEVQNINKELALKESLVSELLKNATQQAAESRKNIIEMEQELKRLHTEKEEQLQAVHAHNISSKLAETRRKKVQELEKKITELTRKCIEQNKIIKIKEKQDQRVKTLSNEIQSLKETRVKLIRQMRIDANNFTKWKQSKEKEINRLKAQDRKRACEIVRMKTQHNKQENVFKRKMEEAFAVNKRLKGALEMHKKAMQRQEKKANSKDEIKTLMAQEFEVLMATIEADCSLKRLMQDRASLVHQLEQLKKNGDANEEELATVAEFIELRNAQIADLQQKILESDQETRENTRWNMIHTIADAKVAFKTLFHIMAQDKKQQCYKNIEFKEKYQNLETELEKYKELEKESKIISSQSTSDASFNDIGSDEGSTKQVLTENNFSNENKRSWSKKKRTTEIEIEIDDSLMIEDDVNKDPDWKSTPLYNRIQKLQNKSKLSVQRLTFKIEPNEIKCACKTKCSTRVCSCRKNSVTCNNCNCNPELCQNKDKENLRTTLFSDIIEKESTCD; from the exons atgtgTGACGATACCGTTTGCGTTGCTCTGCGCATCCGTCCATTAGTGGAAAGTGAAATTGAGAAGGGATGTCAAATGTGCTTGGATGTTGTTCCTGGAGAACCAcaaattcatatatgtaatactgaTAAggcatttacatataattatgtttttcctCCTGATGTTGCACaagaagatttttataatatagctGTTAAACGATTGATAGATAATACTTTTCAAG gctataatgtaacaatattGGCATATGGACAAACAGGAAGTGGTAAAACTTATTCTATGGGTACTAACTATGTAGGAACGGGAGAAAAGGGTATAATACCAAGAGTTACTCATGACATATTTGAAAGAATCAAATCAAAGGAAGATTGGAGTTTTAAAGTAGCTGTGTCGTTCATGGAATTATATCAAGAACAAGTGTATGATTTGTTATCTGATAAGCAGAGAAGCCAATCTATTGTAGATATTAGGGAAGAtggaaaaagtataaaaattgttggcATTACTGAAAAAGAAGTTATAAATGCTGAAGAGACACTAAAATGTTTGACTCAGGGTGCTATGGGTCGTGTAACTGGCGCAACTGCTATGAATGCACATAGCAGTCGCAGTCAtgcaatatttacaatatgcaTACatcaacaaaagaaaaatgatcc aaatacTGCGAcagtttcaaaatttcatctaGTCGATTTAGCGGGCTCAGAACGTAGTAAAAAGACTCAAGCCACAGGAGAACGGTTTAAGGAAGGTGTCAATATAAACAAGGGATTGTTAGCTTTGGGCAATGTAATTTCCCAACTCGGTGATGGTGCTCCTGGAACATACATTGGATATAGAGACAGTAAACTAACAAGATTATTACAGGATTCTCTAGGTGGTAATTCCATGACTCTTATGATTGCCTGTGTCAGTCCTGCTG ATTATAACTTGGATGAAACTCTTAGCACATTGAGATATGCGGACCGCGCacgtaagataaaaaataaaccgatCGTAAATCAAGATTCGAAGGTAGCTGAGATAAATCgattgaacaaaataattcaGGAATTGCGACTAGCTCTTATAAATCAAGAACTTGGCATAACGTGTCCTAAGGAACATGAAGAactcgaagaaaaatatagtatattacaacaaaaatttagagatatgacagagaaattaaatttgaatttagtaGAAATCGTTGTCATGCACGAACGAGCGGAAATGGCTGAACAAGCCCGAGAAAAGATTAGATCCTCCATGGCAACATTATTGGatgaatttaatcaaattttacaagatCTTAATGACTGTCCTGAAATtagcaatgaaaaatataatatattaaaggcaatgtatgaaaaaatgttag ATATCCAAAATGATGAAAGAAAAGCATCTGAAGAACTTATTAATCATGAAATATCTAATTCTAAAAACTATGTAATgcatatagaagaaaatacaaaacgTACAGAGCAGATAGAAGAGTTgaataatattgaagatagtttagattattttgataaaaaagaagaagaacatACGTTGCGGCAAGCGGAACGAAATAACGAAgtccaaaatattaataaagagctAGCGCTTAAAGAAAGTCTTGTATCTGAACTTTTAAAGAATGCTACACAACAAGCAGCAGAGAGCCgaaagaatattatagaaatggaACAAGAACTTAAACGATTACATACAGAAAAAGAGGAACAGTTACAAGCGGTACATGCGCACAATATCAGTTCCaa ATTAGCTGAAACACGTCGTAAAAAAGTGcaagaattagaaaaaaaaataacagaattaaCGCGTAAATGTATagaacaaaacaaaataattaagataaaggAGAAACAGGATCAAAGAGTCAAAACTCTTTCCAACGAAATACAATCGCTAAAAGAAACTCGAGTTAAGCTTATCAGGCAAATGCGTATTGATgcgaataattttacaaagtgGAAGCAATctaaagaaaaggaaattaaTAGACTGAAAGCTCAAGATCGTAAGCGTGCTTGTGAAATAGTACGCATGAAAACGCAACATAATAAACAGGAGAATgtcttcaaaagaaaaatggaaGAAGCTTTTGCAGTTAACAAAAGATTaaag GGTGCATTGGAGATGCATAAAAAAGCGATGCAGCGACAAGAAAAAAAGGCCAACAGCAAAGATGAGATAAAAACATTGATGGCACAGGAATTTGAAGTGTTAATGGCCACCATAGAAGCGGATTGCTCTCTTAAGAGACTTATGCAAGATAGAGCTTCCTTGGTGCATCAATTGgagcaattgaaaaaaaatggcgATGCAAACGAAGAAGAACTTGCGACTGTCGCCGAATTCATAGAGCTACGTAACGCGCAAATTGCAGATCTGCAACAAAAAATTCTCGAGTCAGATCAAG aaactagAGAAAATACCAGATGGAATATGATACATACAATAGCGGATGCTAAGGTggcatttaaaacattatttcatataatggCACAAGACAAAAAGCAacaatgttacaaaaatattgaattcaaa gagaaatatcaaaatttggaaacagaattagaaaaatataaggaactggaaaaagagagcaaaattatatcttcaCAAAGTACATCTGATGCATCTTTCAATGATATCGGTTCGGATGAAGGTTCAACGAAACag gttttgacagaaaataattttagcaatGAGAACAAAAGATCAtggtctaaaaaaaaaagaacaacagAAATCGAAATAGAAATTGATGATAGTTTAATGATAGAAGATGATGTTAATAAAGATCCCGATTGGAAGAGTACGCCGCTTTATAATCGCATACAAAAGTTACAG AACAAATCCAAGCTTTCAGTTCAACGATTGACTTTTAAAATAGAgcccaatgaaataaaatgtgcaTGTAAAACAAAATGCTCTACACGCGTATGTTCGTGTCGCAAAAACAGCGTTACTTGCAACAATTGCAATTGTAATCCAGAACTGTGTCAAAATAAAGACAAAGAAAAC ttgCGTACTACATTGTTTTCGGATATCATAGAAAAGGAATCAACATgcgattag
- the LOC126856051 gene encoding uncharacterized protein LOC126856051, which yields MEITSHYYNIVYKIASLTGICPYLKPKTRIFRVTFLTMILLTIFVPQIAYQFTCKKIQCTYQAMTAYLLSIVVMLKIYTFQINNRTIKDLTQHLFCDWKTLETAEEYKIMKSYAENSRRFSLVYTVYVFIAVFIFMSMSLVPYILDVILPLNESRPVLPPYKGYYFVDIREYFFQIYWHSIIAWEIVVTGVIAHDCMFVTYVEHVCSMFAIAGFRYEHLFYNHKGKTEIALNADESDIDKYDKRIAFLVYSHRKALEYAHLIEDTFTKPFALQMLIVTIGMSISLLQVFDCAKSKTRGYLQIMNSTWGHYYNVIKRVSSLSGQWPYQRSKTRLFCVCLVTLSTISMIIPQIAKFTTCNGDLQCIFETMTSYMLTTVTLVKLYTCYFNRSKIKMLIDRLFVDWDELETPEEYEIMKKYAENGRRYSLGYSSVCIFMCVSLIPQLLDVVLPLNESRPILPTYPGYYFVDEKKYFFYIFSHAIVAWEIAMTGIVTHDCMLLIYVEHVCSIFAIVGFRFEQLTCKRTDSMKILHSQSNDISRRIAFSVHTHRKALRFAELIEDIFSLTLAIQLALNTVMISITLLQITQQDSDILESLRYVLYVVAQLIHLFCLSFEGQKLIDHSLQTRDKIYNSFWYETSAKSQKMLLFVMRKSLRPIFLSAGKIYIFSMESFTTIMTSTWSHYYSVVKKVSSLAGQWPYQKPKTRLFCISVVTLTTFSMIVPQIKILIDQLYVEWDDLQTPEEFEIMKKYAEKGRRYSLGYSLYCFISVYLFMSVSLVPQLLDVVLPLNESRPILPAHPGYYFVDEKKYFYYIFSHAIVAWKVAMTGIVAHDCLLLTYVEHVCSIFAISGFRFEQVMRKSANSVTILHSDNSCKQIEFSVHTHRKALKSAQLIEDIFSLTLAIQITLNTVMISITLLQITQENANILIILRYIVYVLAQLIHLFCLSFEGQKLIDHSLKTRDTIYNSPWYEAPTKSQKMLLFVMRKSLQPISLSAGKIYIFSLENFTTVKIIINFIRLQRNELVKQFSNTSSCFKDRANFDVILHGAFVFGIIKQGSISIDLYS from the exons atgGAAATCACTAGTCATTATTACAacattgtgtataaaatagcATCACTCACCGGTATATGCCCATATCTGAAACCaaaaacaagaatatttcgtgttacatttttaactatgatattattaactatatttgTTCCGCAg ATAGCGTATCaatttacatgtaaaaaaatacaatgtacTTATCAAGCAATGACAGCATATCTATTATCAATCGTGgttatgctaaaaatatatacatttcaaataaacaaTCGTACA attaaagacCTTACCCAACACTTGTTCTGCGACTGGAAGACATTAGAAACTgctgaagaatataaaattatgaaatcatATGCCGAAAATAGTAGACGATTTTCTTTGGTATATACAG tatatgtttttatagcagtatttatatttatgtcaatGTCTCTTGTACCATATATACTTGATGTTATATTGCCTCTGAATGAATCCCGTCCCGTACTACCGCCGTATAAAGGATACTATTTTGTGGatattagagaatatttttttcaaatttactgGCACTCCATCATAGCCTGGGAAATAGTCGTGACTGGTGTAATCGCCCATGACTGCATGTTCGTGACTTATGTTGAACATGTTTGCAGCATGTTTGCTATAGCTGg ATTTCGTTacgaacatttattttataatcataaaggAAAGACAGAAATTGCTTTAAATGCTGACGAATCAGACATTGACAAGTATGATAAAAGAATTGCGTTTCTTGTATATTCACACCGAAAAGCTCTAGA ATATGCGCACCTTATTGAAGATACATTTACCAAACCTTTCGCTTTACAAATGTTAATAGTAACAATAGGAATGAGCATTAGCTTGCTGCAAGtat tcGATTGTGCGAAGTCAAAGACGAGAGGCTACTTACAAATTATGAACTCGACTTGGGgtcattattacaatgttattaaaagaGTTTCATCATTGTCTGGTCAGTGGCCTTATCAGAGATCAAAAACGAGACTGTTCTGTGTGTGCTTGGTAACTCTGAGCACGATTTCTATGATTATTCCACAA ATAGCCAAATTTACTACATGCAATGGAGATTTGCAATGTATCTTTGAAACTATGACATCTTATATGTTGACAACAGTAACATTGGTAAAACTGTATACGTGCTACTTTAACCGATCTAAA ATTAAAATGCTAATTGATCGATTATTTGTCGATTGGGACGAACTGGAAACACCGGAAGAGTacgaaattatgaaaaaatatgccgAAAATGGCAGGCGATATTCCTTAGGATATTCCT ccgtatgtatatttatgtgtgtgtctcTCATACCGCAATTATTGGATGTCGTATTACCCCTCAACGAATCTCGTCCTATATTGCCAACGTATCCGGGATATTATTTCGTcgacgagaaaaaatattttttctacattttctcGCATGCTATCGTGGCTTGGGAAATCGCTATGACCGGAATAGTCACTCATGACTGCATGCTCCTGATTTACGTCGAACACGTCTGCAGTATTTTCGCTATAGTCGG ATTTCGTTTTGAACAATTGACGTGTAAACGCACTGattctatgaaaattttacattctcAATCAAACGACATTTCCAGACGAATCGCATTCTCGGTGCACACGCATCGAAAAGCTTTAAG ATTTGCCGAGCTTATAGAAGATATCTTTTCACTTACACTGGCTATACAATTAGCGTTGAACACGGTAATGATCAGCATTACTCTGTTAcaa ATTACGCAACAAGACAGTGATATTTTAGAATCACTGAGATATGTATTGTACGTAGTTGCTCAACTGATTCATCTATTCTGCCTCAGTTTCGAGGGACAGAAACTGATAGATCATAGTCTTCAAACGCGTGACAAGAT CTACAATAGTTTTTGGTATGAAACATCCGCGAAGTCGCAAAAAATGCTTCTATTCGTGATGCGAAAGAGTCTTCGACCTATTTTTCTGAGTGCCggcaagatttatattttctcaatgGAGAGCTTCACCACG ATTATGACCTCTACATGGAGTCATTATTACAGTGTTGTTAAAAAAGTATCGTCATTAGCCGGTCAGTGGCCTTATCAGAAACCAAAAACAAGACTATTCTGTATCAGCGTAGTGACTTTGACCACCTTTTCCATGATTGTTCCACag attaaaattctgATTGATCAATTATACGTTGAATGGGACGATTTGCAAACCCCAGAAGAGTTCGaaattatgaagaaatatGCTGAGAAGGGCAGACGTTATTCTTTGGGATACTCGC TGTATTGCTTCATCTCTGTATATCTGTTCATGTCCGTGTCTCTCGTACCGCAATTATTAGATGTCGTACTACCACTCAACGAATCTCGTCCTATATTGCCGGCTCATCCAGGCTACTACTTTGTtgacgagaaaaaatatttttactacatCTTCTCGCATGCTATCGTGGCATGGAAAGTCGCTATGACCGGGATAGTCGCCCACGATTGCCTGCTCCTGACTTACGTCGAACACGTCTGCAGTATTTTTGCCATAAGCGG TTTTCGATTCGAACAAGTAATGCGTAAGAGCGCTAATTCCGTAACAATCTTACATTCTGACAATTCTTGCAAACAAATTGAATTCTCGGTGCACACACATCGGAAGGCTTTAAA ATCCGCCCAGCTtattgaagatatattttcgttGACTCTGGCTATACAAATAACGCTGAATACAGTAATGATTAGCATTACTTTATTACAA ATTACGCAGGAGAACGCCAAcatcttgataattttgagGTACATAGTGTATGTTCTCGCTCAGCTGATCCATTTATTCTGCCTCAGTTTCGAGGGACAAAAGCTGATAGATCACAGTCTTAAAACGCGCGACACGAT cTATAACAGCCCTTGGTACGAAGCACCTACGAAATCTCAAAAAATGCTTCTATTCGTGATGCGGAAAAGTCTCCAGCCGATTTCCTTAAGTGCTggcaagatttatattttctcgttgGAGAACTTTACCACggtaaagattataataaactttataagaTTACAACGCAACGAACTCGTAAAACAATTTAGTAATACTAGTTCTTGTTTTAAAGATCGTGCAAACTTCGATGTCATACTTCACGGTGCTTTCGTCTTTGGAATAATTAAACAAGGATCGATATCTATTGACTTGTATTCATGA
- the LOC126856120 gene encoding putative odorant receptor 85d, with product MNSTWGHYYNVIKRVSSLSGQWPYQRSKTRLFCVCLVTLSTISMIIPQIAKFTTCNGDLQCIFETMTSYMLTTVTLVKLYTCYFNRSKIKMLIDRLFVDWDELETPEEYEIMKKYAENGRRYSLGYSLYCFTAVCIFMCVSLIPQLLDVVLPLNESRPILPTYPGYYFVDEKKYFFYIFSHAIVAWEIAMTGIVTHDCMLLIYVEHVCSIFAIVGFRFEQLTCKRTDSMKILHSQSNDISRRIAFSVHTHRKALRFAELIEDIFSLTLAIQLALNTVMISITLLQITQQDSDILESLRYVLYVVAQLIHLFCLSFEGQKLIDHSLQTRDKIYNSFWYETSAKSQKMLLFVMRKSLRPIFLSAGKIYIFSMESFTTVKILEIYNALSKIEQFL from the exons ATGAACTCGACTTGGGgtcattattacaatgttattaaaagaGTTTCATCATTGTCTGGTCAGTGGCCTTATCAGAGATCAAAAACGAGACTGTTCTGTGTGTGCTTGGTAACTCTGAGCACGATTTCTATGATTATTCCACAA ATAGCCAAATTTACTACATGCAATGGAGATTTGCAATGTATCTTTGAAACTATGACATCTTATATGTTGACAACAGTAACATTGGTAAAACTGTATACGTGCTACTTTAACCGATCTAAA ATTAAAATGCTAATTGATCGATTATTTGTCGATTGGGACGAACTGGAAACACCGGAAGAGTacgaaattatgaaaaaatatgccgAAAATGGCAGGCGATATTCCTTAGGATATTCCT TGTATTGTTTTACAGccgtatgtatatttatgtgtgtgtctcTCATACCGCAATTATTGGATGTCGTATTACCCCTCAACGAATCTCGTCCTATATTGCCAACGTATCCGGGATATTATTTCGTcgacgagaaaaaatattttttctacattttctcGCATGCTATCGTGGCTTGGGAAATCGCTATGACCGGAATAGTCACTCATGACTGCATGCTCCTGATTTACGTCGAACACGTCTGCAGTATTTTCGCTATAGTCGG ATTTCGTTTTGAACAATTGACGTGTAAACGCACTGattctatgaaaattttacattctcAATCAAACGACATTTCCAGACGAATCGCATTCTCGGTGCACACGCATCGAAAAGCTTTAAG ATTTGCCGAGCTTATAGAAGATATCTTTTCACTTACACTGGCTATACAATTAGCGTTGAACACGGTAATGATCAGCATTACTCTGTTAcaa ATTACGCAACAAGACAGTGATATTTTAGAATCACTGAGATATGTATTGTACGTAGTTGCTCAACTGATTCATCTATTCTGCCTCAGTTTCGAGGGACAGAAACTGATAGATCATAGTCTTCAAACGCGTGACAAGAT CTACAATAGTTTTTGGTATGAAACATCCGCGAAGTCGCAAAAAATGCTTCTATTCGTGATGCGAAAGAGTCTTCGACCTATTTTTCTGAGTGCCggcaagatttatattttctcaatgGAGAGCTTCACCACGGTaaagattttagaaatatacaatGCGTTGAGCAAGATAGAACAGTTTCTTTAA